A section of the Salvelinus sp. IW2-2015 linkage group LG7, ASM291031v2, whole genome shotgun sequence genome encodes:
- the slc12a5b gene encoding solute carrier family 12 member 5b, producing MLNNLTDTEEGEGGPNCQGDGNPKESSPFINSSSASDVEKSQQYNGKNMALFEEEMDNSPMVSSILSSLANYSNLPQGSKEHEEAENEEGAAPSKKKTAVKAPSLGTLMGVYLPCIQNIFGVILFLRMTWMVGIGGVFGSFIIVFMCCSTTMLTAISMSAIATNGVVPAGGSYYMISRSLGPEFGGAVGICFYLGTTFAGAMYILGAIELLLIYILPQAAIFKMEGLEGADMEAAMLNNMRVYGTIVLSFMATVVFVGVKYVNKLALVFLACVILSILAVYAGVIKTAFEPPVFPVCILGNRTLISKGFDVCAKVIERDNGTVTTKLWKIFCDSEFLNATCDEYFVNNNVSEIQGIPGVSSGILAENLFGYYLEKGDFLEKRGISAMQDPEAIVTNSNRYVLADITSFFTLLVGIYFPSVTGIMAGSNRSGDLRDAQKSIPIGTIAAITTTSIVYMSAVVLFGACIEGVVLRDKFGEGVNGNLVIGTLAWPSPWVIVIGSFFSTCGAGLQSLTGAPRLLQAISRDSVIPFLKVFGHGKANGEPTWALLLTAGICEIGIIIASLDAVAPILSMFFLMCYMFVNLACALQTLLRTPNWRPRFKFYHWALSFLGMSLCLSLMFICSWYYAIVAMVIATCIYKYIEFAGAEKEWGDGIRGISLSAARFALMRLEEGPPHTKNWRPQIMVLVSMDAEHNVEQPRLLSLTNQLKAGKGLTIVGTSVVGTYLNNHAEAQQADQVLRKLMETEKVKGFSQVVISSNLRDGTSHLIQVGGLGGLKHNTVLVSWPRTWKQAEDNLRFRNFIEVVRETTAASMALLVPKNIAAYPSNGERFTEGHIDVWWIVHDGGMLMLLPFLLRQHKVWRKCKMRIFTVAQMDDNSIQMKKDLITFLYHLRIDAEVEVVEMHDSDISAYTYEKTLVMEQRSQILKQMHLTKNEMEREIQSITDSSRGSIRRKNPSNLRSQQSSEEPAGVSVVEKPEEEVQLIHNKNATPTSPTSPITPAGGVATPGSGVQMTWTDKAEHQAAAAHPEQGGVKDIFNMKPEWESLNQSNVRRMHTALRLNEVIMKKSKDAKLVLLNMPGPPKNRMGEENYMEFLEVLTEGLNRVLLVRGGGREVITIYSLRKQPQIKTSTPTTHSPSI from the exons gcaccatcgctgGGCACTCTGATGGGGGTGTACCTGCCCTGCATCCAGAATATCTTTGGTGTGATCTTGTTCCTGCGGATGACCTGGATGGTGGGCATCGGAGGGGTCTTTGGCTCCTTCATCATCGTCTTCATGTGCTGCTCCACG aCCATGCTGACAGCTATCTCCATGAGTGCTATCGCAACAAACGGAGTGGTGCCAG CCGGAGGCTCCTACTACATGATCTCCCGTTCCCTTGGCCCTGAGTTTGGCGGAGCTGTCGGAATTTGCTTCTATCTGGGAACTACTTTTGCAGGTGCAATGTACATCCTTGGTGCCATCGAACTTCTGCTG ATCTACATCCTCCCCCAGGCAGCCATTTTTAAGATGGAGGGTCTGGAGGGGGCTGATATGGAGGCAGCGATGCTGAACAACATGCGTGTATACGGCACCATTGTGCTCAGTTTCATGGCCACGGTGGTGTTTGTGGGGGTCAAATATGTCAACAAGCTGGCTCTGGTCTTCCTGGCCTGCGTCATTCTGTCCATCCTGGCTGTCTATGCTGGGGTCATCAAGACGGCCTTTGAACCCCCTGTTTTCCC CGTGTGTATCCTGGGGAACCGCACTCTGATCTCCAAGGGTTTTGACGTTTGTGCCAAGGTCATTGAGCGGGACAACGGCACAGTCACCACCAAACTGTGGAAGATTTTCTGTGACTCCGAGTTCCTCAATGCTACCTGTGACGAATACTTTGTAAACAACAACGTTTCTGAGATCCAGGGTATCCCAGGGGTCAGCAGTGGTATACTGGCTG agaaTCTGTTTGGTTACTACCTGGAGAAGGGAGATTTCTTGGAGAAGCGGGGGATCTCTGCCATGCAGGATCCTGAAGCTATCGTCACCAACTCCAACCGTTACGTCCTGGCTGACATCACCAGCTTCTTCACCCTGCTGGTGGGGATCTACTTCCCCTCCGTCACAG GCATCATGGCTGGCTCCAACCGCTCTGGAGACCTGCGTGATGCCCAGAAGTCCATCCCCATAGGCACCATAGCAGCCATCACCACTACTTCTATAGTGT ACATGTCTGCAGTGGTCCTGTTCGGGGCCTGTATTGAAGGGGTGGTCCTGAGGGACAA GTTCGGTGAGGGGGTGAACGGTAACCTTGTGATTGGTACGTTGGCTTGGCCATCTCCATGGGTCATCGTGATTGGATCCTTCTTCTCCACCTGTGGGGCTGGGCTTCAGAGTTTGACTGGAGCGCCACGCCTCCTGCAGGCCATTTCTCGCGATAGCGTCATCCCTTTCCTTAAA GTGTTTGGGCATGGCAAGGCCAACGGAGAGCCTACCTGGGCCCTGCTTCTCACAGCTGGTATCTGTGAGATTGGCATAATCATCGCCTCTCTGGACGCTGTTGCCCCCATCCTCTCCAT GTTCTTCTTGATGTGCTACATGTTTGTCAACCTGGCCTGTGCCCTGCAGACTCTACTGAGAACCCCCAACTGGAGGCCTCGCTTCAAGTTCTACCACTG GGCTCTCTCCTTCCTGGGCATGAGCTTGTGTCTGTCACTCATGTTCATCTGTTCCTGGTACTACGCCATTGTTGCCATGGTGATCGCTACCTGCATCTACAAATACATTGAGTTCGCTGG GGCGGAGAAGGAATGGGGAGATGGTATACGTGGCATCTCGCTCAGCGCTGCTCGCTTTGCCCTCATGAGGCTGGAGGAGGGACCGCCTCACACCAAGAACTGGAG GCCTCAGATCATGGTCCTGGTGAGCATGGATGCAGAACATAATGTAGAGCAGCCCCGTCTGCTGTCCCTGACCAATCAGCTGAAAGCAGGAAAAGGCCTGACCATTGTGGGCACCTCGGTGGTGGGCACATACCTCAACAACCATGCAGAGGCCCAGCAGGCAGACCAG GTTCTGAGGAAGCTGATGGAGACCGAGAAGGTGAAGGGTTTCTCCCAGGTGGTGATCTCCTCCAACCTGAGGGACGGAACCTCCCACCTGATCCAGGTCGGGGGGCTGGGAGGCTTGAAGCACAACACTGTGCTGGTCAGCTGGCCACGCACCTGGAAACAGGCTGAGGACAACCTGCGCTTCAGGAACTTCATTG AGGTGGTTAGGGAGACGACTGCAGCCAGCATGGCCCTGCTGGTCCCTAAGAACATTGCGGCCTACCCGTCCAATGGAGAGCGCTTCACTGAAGGCCATATTGACGTGTGGTGGATCGTCCATGACGGAGGCATGCTGATGCTGCTGCCCTTCCTTCTGCGCCAGCACAAG GTGTGGAGGAAGTGTAAGATGCGTATCTTCACCGTGGCCCAGATGGACGACAACAGCATCCAGATGAAGAAAGACCTGATCACCTTCCTGTATCACCTGCGTATCGATGCTGAGGTCGAGGTGGTGGAAATG CATGACAGTGACATCTCGGCTTATACATATGAGAAGACTTTAGTGATGGAGCAGCGCTCACAGATCCTCAAACAGATGCACCTCACCAAaaacgagatggagagagag ATCCAGAGCATCACTGATTCATCCCGTGGTTCTATCCGTCGTAAGAACCCGTCTAACCTGCGGTCTCAGCAGAGCAGTGAGGAGCCGGCTGGAGTCAGCGTGGTGGAGAAACCGGAGGAGGAG GTGCAGCTGATCCACAATAAGAACGCTACCCCCACCAGCCCCACGTCTCCCATCACGCCTGCAGGGGGAGTTGCCACCCCCGGGTCGGGGGTGCAGATGACCTGGACAGACAAGGCTGAGCACCAGGCCGCGGCAGCCCACCCAGAGCAGGGCGGGGTCAAAGACATCTTCAACATGAAGCC GGAGTGGGAGAGCCT AAACCAGTCCAACGTGAGGCGCATGCACACAGCTCTGAGGCTCAACGAGGTCATCATGAAGAAGTCCAAGGATGCCAAACTGGTTCTGCTGAACATGCCCGGACCACCCAAGAACCGCATGGGAGAGGAAAACT ATATGGAGTTCCTCGAGGTCCTCACCGAGGGTCTCAACCGGGTCCTCCTAGTACGTGGTGGTGGACGCGAGGTCATCACCATCTACTCTCTGAGAAAACAACCTCAAATCAAAACATCAACCCCCACCACCCACTCACCTAGCATCTAA